The following are encoded together in the Acidicapsa ligni genome:
- a CDS encoding NHL repeat-containing protein, with product MWRPEAVCAKFLSSRAVADVVFVVVAVVVTAVVTAATRALPLSTGINSSKLSDRMNQSCASRPFRFCGLVSRSFLSTLPAAAFLLMLAPALLPASAQGTRLWTQSKLDEFEKGTPQGVEITSNGKLRRGPVAAEVVTTQATFVWSVAANKAGTIYLATGSPATIQRVEKDGKTTTLFESKAVAVQVLRTGPDGSLYAATLPDGKVYRIRPDAPAKLDESNAEVVFDLAKMDDEKNSKPDAEKQANKSHYIWDMTFDSAGRLYIATGGPAAIYRLDVKQTGAKPELFFKSDEQHIRVLTWDKSGNLLAGSDGSGLVYRIDPNGKGYVLFSAPRREITALAVGADGTIYSADVGDKSHNPLSALPVQSGGIGITINFLQPGSVQAANASAALPDGTEIYALTPNAAPKKLWSGKEEVVYQLAATPDGLTVLTGNRGRILNIHSDGSFSDVAHLDALQAVSMLQQENGWLIGTANTGKLYRLSDHAVTSEKSDEHAYASDVLDAGATARWGRVETEPGSHGFQIWTRSGNVEQPVRNQKDWGWSDWQPVADGKIVSPIGRYLQWKVVLGDQGLIGGIGINYLPVNSAPSVDDVVVVPGARVTAQQMQSGQPPTVTIAFPNPGQAAVSTFDTGTANGVAPIQAQKDRSAVTVRWAAHDDDSDDLRYTLYLRGDGEHVWRLLKKDLTDKVYSFDGSAIPDGGYEIKVVASDAPSHTPGDALKGELTSERFELDTTAPVISSLKASAAVNANCKPGTCAQAISVSFDGKDATSPISHAEYSLDGGPWQYIEPVGELSDSSEEHYSFTAPLPSRGQANDESTPQAEHLVAVRVYDRYDNSGAAKVVVPASSTTGER from the coding sequence ATGTGGAGGCCGGAGGCGGTCTGCGCTAAATTCCTGTCTTCGAGGGCAGTCGCAGATGTGGTCTTTGTCGTGGTCGCAGTCGTGGTCACTGCTGTGGTCACGGCTGCGACGAGGGCACTCCCGCTCTCGACCGGCATCAACTCTAGTAAACTCAGCGACAGAATGAATCAGTCCTGCGCCTCGCGTCCCTTCCGTTTTTGCGGCCTTGTCTCTCGCAGTTTTTTGTCCACACTGCCTGCCGCAGCCTTTCTCCTGATGCTCGCCCCTGCCCTGCTTCCAGCCTCTGCCCAGGGAACGCGGCTTTGGACCCAATCCAAGTTAGACGAGTTTGAAAAAGGCACGCCGCAGGGTGTGGAAATCACCAGCAACGGCAAACTGCGCAGAGGACCGGTTGCAGCCGAGGTCGTGACGACGCAGGCCACCTTTGTCTGGTCAGTCGCGGCGAATAAGGCCGGCACAATCTATCTGGCCACCGGCTCTCCGGCCACCATCCAGCGTGTTGAAAAAGACGGTAAGACAACCACTCTCTTTGAAAGCAAGGCCGTCGCTGTTCAGGTATTGCGCACCGGTCCGGATGGATCGCTCTATGCAGCGACTCTCCCCGACGGGAAAGTCTATCGGATTCGCCCGGATGCCCCTGCGAAATTGGATGAATCCAATGCCGAGGTCGTCTTCGATCTGGCAAAGATGGACGACGAAAAGAACAGCAAGCCCGATGCCGAAAAACAGGCAAACAAATCCCACTACATCTGGGATATGACCTTTGATTCTGCCGGACGTCTGTACATCGCTACCGGTGGTCCCGCGGCGATTTATCGTCTGGATGTAAAGCAGACCGGCGCAAAGCCTGAGCTGTTCTTCAAGAGCGACGAGCAGCATATTCGCGTACTCACATGGGACAAATCGGGAAACCTTCTCGCCGGTTCAGACGGCTCCGGGCTTGTCTATCGCATCGATCCGAACGGCAAGGGCTATGTGCTGTTCAGCGCCCCACGGCGTGAAATCACGGCTCTTGCCGTAGGCGCGGACGGCACGATCTACTCGGCAGATGTAGGAGACAAGAGCCATAATCCTCTGTCTGCTCTGCCCGTACAAAGCGGCGGCATCGGCATTACCATCAACTTCCTGCAGCCAGGCTCGGTGCAGGCCGCCAATGCCAGTGCCGCGCTACCGGACGGCACGGAGATTTATGCTCTGACTCCGAATGCCGCTCCCAAGAAGTTATGGTCCGGCAAAGAGGAGGTCGTCTACCAGTTGGCAGCTACACCGGATGGCCTGACAGTGTTGACCGGAAATCGCGGCCGCATTCTCAACATCCATTCCGACGGAAGCTTCAGTGACGTGGCCCACCTCGACGCTTTGCAGGCTGTCTCAATGCTGCAGCAAGAGAATGGATGGCTGATAGGCACAGCCAATACCGGCAAACTTTACCGCCTTTCAGATCACGCTGTCACCTCCGAAAAGAGCGATGAACACGCCTACGCCAGCGACGTTCTCGACGCTGGTGCAACAGCCCGCTGGGGCCGCGTGGAGACAGAACCCGGCTCGCACGGCTTCCAGATCTGGACTCGATCCGGAAACGTCGAACAGCCCGTACGCAACCAGAAAGACTGGGGCTGGAGCGACTGGCAGCCTGTTGCCGACGGCAAAATCGTTTCGCCGATTGGGCGCTATCTGCAATGGAAAGTCGTGCTCGGCGACCAGGGACTCATTGGTGGTATCGGGATCAACTATCTGCCGGTAAACTCAGCTCCCTCGGTGGACGATGTCGTCGTCGTTCCAGGCGCGCGGGTGACCGCACAGCAGATGCAATCAGGACAGCCACCGACGGTGACAATTGCCTTTCCAAATCCGGGGCAAGCGGCCGTCTCAACCTTTGACACAGGCACAGCCAACGGCGTCGCTCCGATCCAGGCGCAAAAGGATCGCTCAGCCGTAACCGTGCGCTGGGCCGCGCATGATGATGACAGCGACGATCTGCGCTACACGCTCTATCTTCGCGGCGACGGCGAGCATGTATGGCGTTTGCTGAAGAAAGATCTTACCGACAAGGTCTACAGCTTTGATGGCTCTGCGATTCCCGATGGCGGTTACGAGATCAAGGTCGTAGCCAGCGATGCTCCATCCCATACACCGGGCGATGCGTTAAAGGGAGAACTCACCAGCGAACGCTTTGAACTCGACACGACTGCCCCTGTAATCAGCAGCCTCAAAGCCTCTGCCGCGGTCAATGCGAATTGCAAGCCAGGTACCTGCGCTCAGGCGATTTCGGTGAGCTTCGATGGCAAAGATGCCACGTCGCCAATCAGCCACGCGGAGTACTCCCTCGACGGCGGACCCTGGCAGTACATCGAGCCGGTTGGTGAACTCTCCGACTCCAGCGAAGAGCATTATTCCTTCACCGCCCCACTGCCTTCGCGTGGACAGGCAAATGACGAA
- a CDS encoding SpoIVB peptidase S55, with protein sequence MDTHSTEINSDQVLQALTSDGRAAASNLVDVWNSQKKTTLTLILVALTTTAVALTAQTTGSATQTSQVAAGPPPSSVPVFPLNQVHRGLKGVAWTVFEGTVPEPMDVEILGVLRGGRGPGQDMILARLRGPKPEYTGVVAGMSGSPVYIDGKLLGSLSYRIGQFSKDPIAGITPIEQMLEIRDIPEQGSPLQTAVNGKITDSNLASGMTTNASTGTTTAIDTGMTFAAMETPLLMSGFDPEAIRVWKERMAGTGLDVISAGGPMGSTSSGGSAEQADTTDDSGPVLPGSAVSMQLVRGDLEIAATCTVTYIDPKQLLACGHPVLQAGPVSLPMTSAEVVATLASPLNAFKIVNTGRTIGAFTQDRGAAIRGELGAKARMIPVNITVDGGPKEPARSLEHRIEVADLPSMTASLVLVSVYQVLLQTNQSTVSTSYHVTGEIGLRGMAPVPVNTWAAPADSMQSQLAAALAVGDDFTRLYANASRLQPVESVNLHIEAIPQDLRTELESVRLVSSGIVHAGGTVELEATIRPWQKPARNVRMSVAIPARLQPGTLRLLVGSAAALDRTLDATRSAGHPASLEAASARLHSLHDAAHLYAALLLPESQASVEGQTLESLPLSMANSMEAEHSGQDVELHGESIFVAAEAPIGGVLNGQQIVTLHVEAGGGLR encoded by the coding sequence TTGGATACCCATTCTACTGAAATTAATTCGGACCAGGTTTTACAGGCGTTGACCAGCGATGGGCGAGCTGCAGCGTCTAATCTGGTAGACGTGTGGAATAGTCAGAAGAAAACAACTCTCACCCTGATTCTCGTTGCTCTCACTACAACTGCTGTTGCCCTCACGGCACAGACAACTGGCTCAGCCACGCAAACCAGCCAAGTCGCCGCAGGACCACCGCCCTCCAGCGTACCGGTATTTCCACTCAATCAGGTGCATCGCGGACTCAAGGGAGTCGCGTGGACAGTCTTTGAAGGAACCGTGCCGGAGCCGATGGATGTAGAAATTCTGGGCGTCCTTCGCGGCGGACGCGGCCCGGGGCAGGACATGATCCTCGCCCGGTTGCGCGGCCCCAAGCCGGAGTACACAGGAGTAGTTGCGGGCATGAGCGGCAGCCCTGTCTATATCGACGGCAAATTGCTGGGCTCTCTTTCCTATCGCATCGGGCAATTCAGCAAAGACCCCATCGCAGGCATCACTCCGATTGAGCAGATGCTCGAAATACGCGATATTCCCGAGCAGGGCAGCCCGCTGCAAACTGCGGTAAATGGCAAGATCACCGATAGCAATCTTGCCTCCGGCATGACCACGAATGCGTCCACGGGCACGACTACGGCTATAGACACCGGCATGACATTCGCCGCCATGGAAACCCCTCTGCTCATGAGTGGGTTTGATCCCGAAGCCATCCGCGTCTGGAAAGAGCGTATGGCCGGGACTGGCCTCGATGTCATCTCCGCCGGCGGGCCTATGGGCTCGACAAGTTCAGGAGGTTCGGCAGAACAGGCAGACACCACAGACGACTCAGGCCCGGTACTGCCCGGATCGGCCGTGAGCATGCAACTTGTGCGAGGCGATCTGGAAATCGCCGCCACTTGCACCGTAACCTACATCGATCCGAAGCAGCTCCTGGCCTGCGGGCATCCGGTTTTGCAGGCAGGACCGGTTTCTCTGCCCATGACCTCAGCCGAGGTTGTGGCCACGCTTGCCTCGCCATTGAATGCCTTCAAGATCGTCAATACCGGCCGCACCATCGGCGCATTCACACAAGATCGCGGAGCAGCCATTCGCGGCGAACTCGGCGCCAAAGCGCGGATGATCCCCGTAAACATCACCGTTGACGGAGGACCGAAGGAGCCCGCGCGATCTCTCGAACACAGGATCGAGGTGGCCGATCTGCCATCCATGACGGCATCGCTAGTACTCGTTTCGGTTTACCAGGTCCTGCTGCAGACCAACCAGAGCACAGTGAGCACCAGCTATCATGTGACCGGCGAGATTGGCCTGCGCGGCATGGCTCCCGTGCCTGTCAATACCTGGGCAGCGCCAGCGGACTCGATGCAGTCGCAACTGGCGGCAGCGCTGGCGGTGGGCGATGATTTCACGCGGCTCTACGCGAATGCCTCTCGGCTGCAACCGGTCGAGAGCGTGAACCTGCATATCGAGGCTATTCCGCAGGATCTACGCACCGAACTGGAAAGCGTACGGCTGGTTTCCTCCGGCATCGTACACGCAGGCGGAACAGTGGAGCTTGAGGCAACCATTCGCCCCTGGCAGAAACCAGCCCGCAATGTTCGCATGTCGGTTGCGATTCCTGCACGTTTGCAGCCGGGAACTCTGCGCCTGCTGGTAGGAAGTGCCGCCGCATTGGATCGCACCCTCGATGCAACCCGATCCGCAGGGCATCCGGCAAGCCTCGAAGCCGCATCGGCACGGCTGCATAGCCTGCATGACGCGGCTCATCTATACGCAGCCCTGCTGCTGCCCGAGTCGCAAGCCTCCGTAGAAGGGCAGACGTTGGAAAGCCTGCCGCTCTCAATGGCCAATTCGATGGAGGCCGAACATAGCGGCCAGGATGTGGAGCTTCATGGCGAGTCAATCTTCGTCGCAGCCGAAGCACCCATAGGCGGCGTTCTGAACGGGCAGCAAATAGTCACGCTGCATGTGGAGGCCGGAGGCGGTCTGCGCTAA
- a CDS encoding VWA domain-containing protein, with product MAFSATLLALAIAVPATHLLAQSQQPAPSQPPSPQQSQPKTPDVSTDDSGGPSGDNGSIIVPKKKAQTEDVPPPAPAAPKLKNPEGLPPVSLRLDVPEVTVDVGVLIEKTHQFVPGLKPANFRVYEDGKEQKVIGFKRVEAPITALLICEFASTNYRFIYDMRNAAFSFAQQLRPQDYVAMMTFDMRTQIVTDFTQDKRVLLENINALRIPGFSERNLFDAMYEGLDRLTRVEGQKYIILIASGRDTFSKITLDKVMDKIRQTPNVTIFTVSTGAVARIMSEGRGGMGGQIREMDYLQADNQMQTFSKMTGGMFFAPRFVGEMPDDFSAINQAIRSKYELIYHPLNNKQDGTFRKIQVELVDDEGHPLKMQDEKHKALKYDLIFRNGYHAKQEVE from the coding sequence GTGGCATTCAGCGCAACTCTCCTGGCGCTGGCCATTGCGGTGCCTGCAACGCATCTGCTGGCCCAGTCGCAGCAGCCCGCGCCATCGCAGCCGCCATCGCCTCAGCAATCTCAGCCGAAGACGCCGGATGTCTCGACGGACGATTCCGGCGGTCCCTCGGGAGATAACGGCTCCATCATTGTTCCGAAGAAGAAGGCGCAGACAGAGGATGTTCCGCCGCCTGCTCCTGCTGCGCCTAAACTTAAAAATCCAGAGGGGTTGCCGCCGGTTTCGTTGCGCCTGGATGTCCCCGAAGTTACCGTGGATGTGGGCGTGCTAATCGAAAAGACGCATCAGTTCGTCCCCGGATTGAAGCCTGCCAACTTCCGCGTTTATGAGGATGGCAAGGAGCAGAAGGTCATTGGATTCAAGCGCGTCGAGGCACCCATCACGGCGCTGCTCATCTGTGAGTTCGCTTCGACGAACTATCGCTTCATCTATGACATGCGCAACGCGGCCTTCTCCTTTGCACAGCAGTTGAGGCCGCAGGACTACGTTGCCATGATGACTTTTGACATGCGCACGCAGATCGTCACCGACTTCACACAGGATAAGCGCGTCCTGCTTGAGAACATCAACGCCCTGCGCATTCCCGGCTTCTCTGAACGCAATCTTTTCGACGCCATGTATGAGGGGCTCGACCGGCTTACCCGCGTCGAAGGGCAGAAATACATCATTCTGATCGCCTCCGGACGCGACACTTTTTCCAAGATCACGCTGGATAAGGTCATGGACAAGATCCGGCAAACTCCCAATGTGACCATATTTACCGTGTCCACCGGGGCTGTCGCGCGCATCATGTCCGAAGGGCGTGGCGGTATGGGCGGCCAGATCCGCGAGATGGATTATCTGCAGGCCGACAACCAGATGCAGACCTTCTCCAAAATGACCGGCGGCATGTTCTTCGCGCCACGCTTCGTCGGCGAAATGCCGGATGATTTCAGCGCCATCAACCAGGCAATCCGGTCGAAATATGAGCTTATCTATCATCCCCTCAACAACAAGCAGGACGGAACCTTCAGGAAGATTCAAGTCGAACTGGTCGACGATGAAGGCCACCCGCTCAAAATGCAGGACGAAAAGCACAAAGCGCTCAAGTACGACCTCATCTTCCGTAACGGCTACCACGCCAAGCAGGAAGTCGAATAG
- a CDS encoding HesB/IscA family protein, whose product MATAIATPETIAVPTETKATPLNMTPSAIAKVREIMATQDPIPAGLRVGVVGGGCSGFQYSMAFENQSGMMDKVFTYDGLQVFIDSTSLMYLNNCIVDYVETFEAAGFKFENPNVKSTCGCGSSFSV is encoded by the coding sequence ATGGCTACCGCAATCGCAACCCCAGAAACAATCGCAGTTCCTACGGAAACCAAGGCAACTCCGCTGAACATGACGCCTTCGGCTATCGCCAAGGTACGCGAGATCATGGCTACCCAGGATCCGATCCCGGCTGGTCTTCGCGTGGGCGTTGTTGGCGGCGGCTGCTCGGGCTTCCAATACTCCATGGCTTTTGAAAATCAGAGCGGCATGATGGATAAGGTCTTCACGTACGATGGCCTGCAGGTATTCATCGACTCGACCTCGCTGATGTATCTGAACAATTGCATCGTGGACTACGTCGAGACCTTCGAAGCGGCAGGCTTCAAGTTTGAGAACCCCAACGTCAAGAGCACCTGCGGCTGCGGTTCCTCCTTCAGCGTCTAA
- a CDS encoding type II secretion system protein — MAINLQTAKGQQGAKDLRKCRTVAARVGSRPAAGEEGYILIAVLFLMAILLITLAIAAPKVAADIQRDREIELMHRGKQYRRAIQLYYRKFNAYPPNMDALEKTSEIRFLRKRYKDPMTGKDEWHLIHFGENKTPMAMGFFGQPLAGISSGTLAGVGPGGAGQSVSSAFGSSSYGSSSSGGSSFGGSSSGGSSSGGMTFGGSSLPSSSSGTNSSSGTNGGSSSGTGTDSGSTSNSLGSNTASTFGSSGGSGQTFGGGGIVGVESTSPKATILEYKKKKHFNEWEFTYDPQSEQAMMMGGGGAVGQSMGAAGNGGTSSFGGSNSSGFGNSNGSSFGGSNGSSNSFGNSFGNGSSGSGSSSFGGSSPQPQPPPSPQQQQ; from the coding sequence ATGGCGATCAACCTCCAAACCGCGAAGGGCCAGCAGGGCGCAAAAGACCTGCGAAAATGCCGCACTGTGGCAGCCCGGGTGGGCTCTCGCCCGGCGGCTGGGGAAGAAGGCTACATCCTGATCGCGGTGCTGTTTTTGATGGCTATCCTGCTCATTACATTGGCGATTGCTGCCCCCAAAGTTGCCGCGGATATCCAGCGCGACCGCGAGATCGAACTGATGCACCGGGGCAAGCAGTATCGGCGCGCCATCCAGCTCTATTACCGCAAGTTCAATGCCTATCCGCCGAATATGGATGCACTCGAAAAGACGAGCGAGATTCGATTCCTGCGCAAACGCTACAAAGATCCGATGACCGGCAAAGACGAGTGGCATCTCATCCACTTCGGTGAGAATAAAACTCCCATGGCTATGGGATTTTTTGGGCAGCCGCTCGCCGGAATCAGCAGCGGAACTCTGGCGGGGGTCGGTCCCGGAGGCGCGGGCCAGAGTGTCAGCTCCGCATTCGGCAGCAGTTCGTACGGCAGCAGCTCAAGCGGCGGCAGTTCTTTTGGAGGCAGCTCTTCGGGAGGCAGTTCCAGCGGAGGAATGACCTTTGGCGGCAGTTCCCTGCCCAGCAGTTCTTCGGGAACGAACTCCTCATCGGGTACGAACGGTGGGTCGTCCAGCGGAACGGGCACGGATTCCGGATCGACGAGCAACAGCCTGGGCAGCAACACTGCCTCGACTTTTGGCAGCTCCGGCGGAAGCGGGCAGACCTTTGGTGGCGGAGGTATTGTAGGCGTGGAAAGCACCAGCCCCAAGGCAACGATTCTGGAATACAAGAAGAAGAAGCATTTCAACGAGTGGGAGTTCACCTACGATCCGCAGAGCGAGCAGGCCATGATGATGGGTGGCGGCGGCGCTGTTGGGCAGTCGATGGGCGCTGCCGGCAACGGCGGGACAAGCTCCTTTGGCGGCAGCAACAGCAGCGGCTTCGGGAACAGCAACGGCAGCAGCTTCGGGGGCAGTAACGGTAGCAGCAATAGCTTTGGAAACAGCTTTGGCAATGGCAGCAGCGGAAGCGGAAGCAGCTCTTTCGGCGGAAGTTCTCCCCAGCCCCAGCCGCCGCCCTCACCGCAACAGCAGCAATAG
- a CDS encoding fimbrial assembly protein: MRISINLATRPYADQGPMVKRLRIGMAVLAGLLLILGLGLLHFHQSALRVAAREEAMDKAIANIQREEDGYQAQMQQPLNAKVLTQAGFLNHLFDVKSFSWTAAMEDLERVLPAGVQVTAIEPVRAKNGQLTLRLRIAGLRERSVEMIRNMEHSQRFVHPRITGENSDNSESQSGPGSRSGPQTVHDSGRVAFEVLAEYNPPTLEQRKAANAAQKRAVPSVEIPPLGAPARPGFGPGAGMGARPGFGPGAGPGARPGYLPPNLQQQQQRQFQRPMPNRTPNPGVSQQNPNGFDPNGLRNHSQNRLRPDGAPTEATAGEPQ; this comes from the coding sequence ATGCGCATTTCAATCAATCTCGCAACTCGTCCCTATGCCGACCAGGGCCCGATGGTCAAACGCCTGCGCATCGGCATGGCGGTGCTGGCCGGGCTATTGCTCATCCTGGGGCTCGGCCTGCTGCACTTTCACCAATCGGCGCTACGCGTTGCCGCCCGCGAAGAAGCGATGGACAAGGCAATCGCAAATATCCAGCGGGAAGAGGACGGGTACCAGGCGCAGATGCAGCAGCCTCTCAATGCCAAGGTGCTCACCCAGGCTGGATTTTTGAATCATCTTTTCGATGTGAAGTCGTTCTCGTGGACGGCTGCGATGGAAGACCTGGAGCGGGTTCTACCCGCTGGCGTGCAGGTTACAGCGATCGAGCCGGTACGAGCCAAGAATGGGCAATTGACGCTGCGACTGCGCATCGCCGGGTTACGCGAACGATCCGTCGAGATGATACGGAACATGGAGCACTCGCAGCGGTTTGTGCATCCGCGCATCACGGGCGAGAATTCGGACAATAGTGAATCGCAAAGCGGGCCCGGATCCAGGTCTGGACCGCAGACCGTACACGATAGCGGAAGGGTTGCCTTTGAAGTGCTGGCGGAGTACAACCCGCCCACTCTGGAGCAGCGCAAGGCTGCAAATGCCGCGCAGAAACGGGCAGTTCCTTCGGTCGAAATACCGCCTCTTGGAGCCCCGGCCCGGCCTGGTTTTGGTCCGGGTGCCGGTATGGGCGCGCGTCCGGGTTTTGGCCCGGGTGCAGGTCCGGGTGCTCGACCAGGCTACCTGCCGCCAAATCTCCAGCAACAGCAGCAACGGCAGTTCCAACGCCCCATGCCAAATCGGACACCGAATCCTGGCGTGAGCCAGCAAAATCCCAACGGGTTTGACCCCAACGGACTGAGAAATCATAGTCAAAACCGCCTGCGGCCCGATGGCGCGCCAACCGAAGCAACAGCAGGAGAACCGCAATGA
- a CDS encoding type IV pilus biogenesis protein PilM codes for MPSFRLQVPVGIAPGGRPAAACEITPEGVVAAATPAPGGTAVYAFEPLPAGAVYPSLLEPNIANPAVLTTAIRSALGQVGSRVKAVTVVVPDSVVRVFVLDFDTLPSSQSEALPVLRFRLRKSVPFDVEHAGISYQVLSEGSAKLETQWKVLAAIIPGPVLTEYEAAVRAAGYEPGVVMPTSLAGMCAVDSQEAVLAVNLSAKVLTTSILSGNDILLHRTIELPLEPEALQADVQRSIAVAAAYFEDRLQFRPHRLLYSGTLSVHDFAALLADAEFAVGEMVPAPETGIVSAMGHQSVAGVTGALVGTN; via the coding sequence GTGCCTTCATTTCGATTACAAGTTCCCGTGGGGATTGCGCCGGGCGGACGTCCAGCGGCAGCCTGTGAGATCACGCCTGAGGGGGTCGTTGCCGCAGCTACTCCGGCGCCGGGTGGCACGGCTGTGTATGCCTTTGAGCCTCTGCCTGCCGGCGCGGTTTACCCAAGTCTCCTGGAGCCGAACATCGCGAACCCTGCAGTGCTGACGACAGCTATCCGCTCCGCATTGGGACAGGTGGGATCACGCGTGAAAGCGGTGACCGTCGTGGTTCCGGACTCTGTCGTGCGCGTCTTTGTGCTGGACTTTGACACGCTGCCATCGAGTCAGTCTGAGGCCTTGCCGGTATTGCGCTTCCGCCTGCGCAAGTCCGTGCCCTTTGATGTGGAGCACGCAGGCATCAGCTATCAGGTTCTCAGCGAGGGCTCGGCCAAACTGGAAACGCAGTGGAAGGTGCTGGCGGCGATCATTCCCGGCCCGGTACTGACGGAGTACGAAGCTGCCGTGCGGGCTGCCGGGTACGAGCCGGGCGTTGTGATGCCGACCAGTCTCGCCGGTATGTGCGCGGTCGACAGCCAGGAGGCAGTGCTGGCGGTAAATCTGAGCGCCAAAGTGCTGACTACGTCCATCCTTTCAGGCAACGACATCCTGCTGCATCGCACCATCGAATTGCCTCTGGAGCCAGAGGCGCTGCAAGCCGATGTACAGCGATCCATTGCAGTCGCCGCCGCATACTTTGAGGACAGGCTGCAATTTCGTCCTCATCGTTTGCTTTACTCCGGCACACTGTCGGTACATGATTTTGCAGCGCTGTTAGCGGACGCCGAATTTGCAGTAGGAGAAATGGTTCCCGCGCCTGAGACTGGCATAGTTTCAGCAATGGGACACCAATCTGTAGCTGGCGTGACCGGAGCACTGGTGGGGACGAACTAA
- a CDS encoding GspE/PulE family protein: MARRYRAEFADLKNFKIQHDLLRTVPVELMFRFNFIPLELRDDMLVIAVSDPSKLMMLDEIAGLLGRRIEPRVATLSQITDLLKKTEQSQRVLDEASEGLTFDVISSEGNADENISIDKLASNEDLSPIIRLVDTTIFTALERRASDVHIETYDDSLLVKYRIDGVLQPAMAPIAREHHSTILSRIKIMSELDIAERRVPQDGRFRVRYKGRLIDFRVSIMPTVHGENAVLRVLDKESMSEKFRNLTLEVVGFAEEDLSRFRRYIREPYGMVLVTGPTGSGKTTTLYAALNEIKSDEDKIITIEDPVEYQIRGITQIPVNEKKGLTFARGLRSILRHDPDKILVGEIRDAETAQIAINSALTGHLVFTTVHANNVVDVLGRFLNMGVEAYNFVSALNCILAQRLVRTICAHCSYTVKHPEELLLLSGLDPAEWRDFEFREGAGCIECGGTGYRGRTAIHELLDLTDPIRELILDKRPTSEVRKLAQQEGMSFLRESALDRVRRGYTTLKEINKVTFIEASR, encoded by the coding sequence ATGGCGCGTCGTTATCGCGCGGAGTTTGCCGACCTCAAGAACTTTAAAATTCAGCACGACCTGCTGCGCACGGTACCCGTGGAATTGATGTTCCGCTTCAATTTCATACCACTGGAACTGCGCGACGACATGCTGGTTATTGCAGTCAGCGATCCATCCAAGCTGATGATGCTCGATGAAATTGCGGGCCTGCTAGGGCGCCGCATCGAGCCGCGCGTGGCAACGCTATCGCAGATTACCGATCTGCTGAAGAAGACCGAGCAATCGCAGCGTGTATTGGATGAGGCCAGCGAAGGCCTGACATTTGACGTGATCTCAAGCGAAGGCAATGCCGACGAAAATATCTCGATAGACAAACTCGCCAGCAATGAAGATCTCAGCCCCATCATCCGCCTCGTGGACACGACGATCTTTACAGCACTGGAGCGGCGCGCCTCGGACGTACATATCGAGACCTACGACGATTCCCTGCTGGTGAAGTACCGCATCGACGGCGTGCTGCAGCCAGCCATGGCTCCCATTGCACGCGAGCATCACTCGACGATTCTGTCGCGTATCAAGATCATGTCCGAGCTGGATATTGCCGAGCGGCGCGTACCGCAGGATGGCCGTTTCCGCGTTCGCTACAAGGGGCGGCTGATCGATTTCCGCGTATCCATCATGCCGACCGTGCATGGCGAAAACGCCGTGCTCCGCGTACTCGACAAAGAGTCGATGAGCGAGAAATTTCGCAACCTGACGCTGGAAGTCGTCGGCTTTGCGGAAGAAGATCTATCGCGCTTCCGCCGCTACATTCGCGAGCCATACGGCATGGTGTTGGTGACCGGGCCTACCGGTTCGGGCAAGACGACGACCCTCTATGCCGCTCTGAACGAGATCAAGAGCGATGAAGACAAGATCATCACCATCGAAGACCCGGTCGAGTACCAGATTCGCGGCATCACGCAGATTCCGGTGAACGAGAAAAAAGGCCTCACCTTCGCGCGCGGACTTCGCTCGATTCTGCGTCACGATCCGGACAAGATCCTCGTTGGCGAAATCCGCGATGCGGAGACGGCGCAGATCGCCATCAACTCCGCGCTGACCGGCCATCTCGTGTTCACGACCGTCCACGCAAACAACGTGGTCGATGTGCTGGGACGCTTTCTGAACATGGGCGTCGAGGCTTATAACTTTGTTTCCGCGCTGAACTGCATTCTCGCTCAGCGACTGGTGCGAACCATATGCGCGCATTGCTCGTATACGGTAAAACATCCGGAAGAGCTGCTGCTGCTGAGCGGCCTCGATCCGGCGGAGTGGCGCGATTTTGAATTCCGCGAGGGAGCGGGCTGCATCGAGTGCGGCGGGACAGGATATCGTGGTCGAACAGCGATCCACGAACTACTGGACTTGACCGACCCGATCCGAGAGCTGATTCTGGATAAGCGACCCACCTCAGAAGTACGTAAACTGGCCCAGCAGGAAGGCATGAGCTTTCTGCGCGAATCCGCACTGGACCGCGTACGCCGCGGTTATACGACGCTTAAGGAAATCAACAAGGTCACCTTTATCGAGGCTTCTCGCTAA